In Microbacterium sp. SLBN-146, one genomic interval encodes:
- a CDS encoding helix-turn-helix transcriptional regulator: MADIFDVIADGTRRDILRLLLDRSADGERGTSVSQIVHELGVSQPTVSKHLKVLRDAHLVSVREEGQHRFYSLAAEPLDEIDDWLMPFLSDGTEFEFGGPSTLTEGAAHAADVVGRAAASAKHAVAAAFKRLPSR; encoded by the coding sequence ATGGCGGACATCTTCGACGTGATCGCGGACGGCACGCGTCGCGACATCTTGCGACTCCTGCTCGATCGCTCCGCCGACGGCGAGCGGGGAACGAGCGTCTCGCAGATCGTGCACGAGCTGGGCGTCAGCCAGCCGACGGTCTCCAAGCACCTCAAAGTGCTGCGCGACGCGCACCTCGTGTCGGTCCGCGAAGAGGGGCAGCACCGCTTCTACAGTCTCGCTGCCGAGCCGCTCGACGAGATCGACGATTGGCTCATGCCGTTCCTGAGCGATGGGACCGAGTTCGAGTTCGGTGGTCCGTCGACGCTGACGGAGGGTGCGGCACATGCCGCCGACGTCGTGGGCCGGGCTGCGGCATCCGCCAAGCACGCCGTCGCTGCCGCGTTCAAGCGCCTGCCCAGCCGCTGA
- the proC gene encoding pyrroline-5-carboxylate reductase: protein MTALLPPIAILGAGSMGGAILSGLVESGLLASGLEVSGMTVTNRSRAKAEALAGLPGVTSVALEDAPTGNPDAAGSADIVLIGVKPVMVPDLLREIAPHLRPGTIVVSLAAGVTIATFEQILGPGIAVLRSMPNTPAVVGKAVTGLAAGASASDDDVAVVRRLFETCGSVVEVPESQIDALSTISGSGPAYVFLLIEELTKAAVGKGFSEEQARLMAEQTFIGAAALLEASGEDPAELRRRVTSPAGTTERAIAVLQAARLDVVFESATDAALVRARELAAPA, encoded by the coding sequence ATGACCGCGTTGCTGCCGCCCATCGCCATTCTCGGAGCAGGATCGATGGGCGGTGCGATCCTCTCGGGCCTCGTCGAGTCCGGCCTGCTGGCCTCGGGTCTCGAGGTCAGCGGGATGACCGTGACGAACCGTTCACGCGCGAAGGCCGAAGCGCTCGCCGGTCTTCCGGGAGTCACGAGCGTCGCGCTCGAAGACGCCCCGACGGGCAATCCGGATGCCGCCGGCTCGGCCGACATCGTGCTGATCGGCGTCAAGCCGGTCATGGTTCCCGACCTCCTGAGAGAGATCGCGCCGCACCTGCGCCCCGGAACGATCGTCGTGAGCCTCGCCGCCGGCGTGACGATCGCCACCTTCGAGCAGATCCTGGGGCCCGGCATCGCCGTCCTGCGATCGATGCCCAACACTCCCGCGGTCGTCGGGAAGGCCGTGACGGGGCTCGCTGCCGGGGCATCGGCATCCGACGACGACGTCGCCGTCGTCCGCCGCCTGTTCGAGACCTGTGGGTCGGTCGTCGAGGTTCCGGAGTCGCAGATCGACGCGCTGTCGACGATCTCCGGATCGGGTCCGGCGTATGTGTTCCTGCTCATCGAGGAGCTCACGAAAGCCGCCGTCGGCAAGGGCTTCTCCGAAGAGCAGGCACGGCTCATGGCCGAGCAGACGTTCATCGGCGCGGCGGCGCTGCTCGAGGCATCCGGAGAAGACCCCGCGGAGCTGCGCCGGCGCGTCACGAGCCCGGCCGGAACCACGGAGCGCGCGATCGCCGTCCTGCAGGCGGCGCGCCTCGACGTCGTCTTCGAGAGTGCGACGGATGCCGCGCTCGTGCGGGCCCGAGAACTGGCCGCCCCGGCCTGA
- a CDS encoding helix-turn-helix transcriptional regulator, with amino-acid sequence MHALDVLGDPVRRRILELLATGERSAGDIAATVQDEFGISQPATSQHLRVLRENGFATVRRESTRRLYAIDPAPLEAADEWFDPFRGFWQPRLDALGTELARGRKARRAPAPPPPMKEN; translated from the coding sequence ATGCACGCTCTCGACGTCCTCGGAGACCCCGTCCGGCGCCGGATCCTGGAGCTCCTCGCCACAGGCGAGCGGAGCGCGGGAGACATCGCTGCGACGGTGCAGGACGAGTTCGGCATCTCGCAGCCGGCCACGTCGCAGCACCTCCGCGTCTTGCGCGAGAACGGGTTCGCCACCGTCCGCCGCGAGAGCACGAGGCGGCTCTACGCCATCGATCCCGCGCCGCTCGAAGCCGCCGACGAATGGTTCGATCCGTTCCGCGGCTTCTGGCAGCCGCGCCTCGATGCTCTCGGAACGGAACTCGCGCGCGGACGCAAGGCGCGCCGCGCCCCCGCACCGCCGCCCCCAATGAAGGAGAACTGA
- a CDS encoding TrkA family potassium uptake protein, with the protein MGERIRSDAPVLVIGLGRFGAACAGELDRLEREVLAIDESLDLVQKWSERVTHTVQADARNIDALKQIGAQDFQVAVVAVGSLIEASVLITANLVDLKVPQIWAKAVSQSHGKILARVGANHVIYPEREAGERVAHLVSGRMLDFIRFDDDFVLAKMYPPKFIRGVGLNESGVRTKYNVTVVGVKSPGKPFRYAEANTIVTNHDLIIVSGTNVDIERFAALER; encoded by the coding sequence TTGGGTGAGAGGATTCGCAGCGACGCACCCGTCCTCGTGATCGGGCTTGGCCGTTTCGGCGCGGCGTGCGCGGGAGAGCTCGACCGACTCGAGCGCGAAGTGCTCGCGATCGACGAGAGCCTCGACCTCGTCCAGAAGTGGTCGGAGCGCGTCACCCACACGGTGCAGGCGGACGCACGCAACATCGACGCGCTCAAGCAGATCGGGGCGCAGGACTTCCAGGTCGCCGTCGTCGCGGTGGGGTCGCTCATCGAGGCATCCGTCCTGATCACGGCGAACCTCGTCGACCTCAAGGTGCCGCAGATCTGGGCGAAGGCGGTCTCGCAGTCGCACGGCAAGATCCTCGCCCGCGTCGGCGCGAACCACGTCATCTACCCCGAGCGCGAAGCCGGCGAGCGCGTCGCCCACCTCGTGAGCGGGCGAATGCTCGACTTCATCCGCTTCGACGACGACTTCGTGCTGGCCAAGATGTACCCGCCGAAGTTCATCCGCGGCGTGGGCCTCAATGAGTCGGGCGTCCGCACGAAGTACAACGTCACGGTCGTCGGCGTGAAGAGCCCTGGAAAGCCGTTCCGCTACGCCGAGGCCAACACGATCGTGACGAACCACGACCTCATCATCGTGTCTGGGACGAACGTCGACATCGAGCGCTTCGCCGCCCTCGAGCGGTAA
- a CDS encoding HNH endonuclease signature motif containing protein, with product MRSPRFSGISDGDAAVLAQIVADVEKSQSIIAAAQAEQTRALARAGELARTQTAGSRASVRDHDMALRSIAAELAGVFRVTDRSVQRQIGDASVLVADYSESMAAWESGRITRGHVRVIAEAGAVLPVEQRGEFECEALRRCERETPGRVRAELDLLAQHLHPRPLTERHAEAAKGRRVRVVTVGDGMSELCATMPSLLADAIYDRITQQARSVIDARKVTGTADDGDADAASRGAAISNDTRTTDQVRVDVFADMLLTAAPDADPTRTDDGPGVLGAIRAKVQVVVPALALLGVTKEPADLVGRSPIDADTARRLAGATRVPWERILTHPVTGAVLHVDAYHRTTAIDRHLRARDQHCRFPGCRMPAVRCEVDHTVDAARGGPTRVENLAHLCQRHHSMKQFTAWRVRQLPGGVLQWTSPLGRVYDDHPPTLGVHFRPSGSPDATPNWRAEPWTVDPRRTGSPPF from the coding sequence ATGCGTTCTCCTCGGTTCTCCGGCATCAGCGACGGTGATGCCGCCGTTCTCGCGCAGATCGTGGCCGACGTGGAGAAGTCGCAGTCGATCATCGCGGCGGCGCAGGCGGAGCAGACTCGCGCTCTCGCACGCGCTGGCGAATTGGCTCGCACGCAGACCGCGGGATCTCGTGCTTCGGTCCGCGATCACGACATGGCGCTGAGGTCGATCGCGGCAGAGTTGGCCGGGGTCTTTCGGGTGACCGATCGGTCTGTCCAGCGCCAGATCGGCGACGCGTCGGTGCTCGTGGCCGACTATTCCGAGAGCATGGCCGCGTGGGAGAGCGGGCGTATCACGCGAGGACATGTCCGAGTGATCGCCGAGGCGGGCGCGGTTCTGCCGGTGGAGCAGCGGGGTGAGTTCGAGTGCGAGGCGCTGCGGCGATGCGAGCGCGAGACTCCGGGCCGAGTGCGGGCGGAGCTCGATCTACTGGCTCAGCACCTGCACCCGCGGCCGCTCACCGAGCGCCACGCCGAAGCGGCCAAGGGGCGACGCGTGCGGGTCGTCACGGTCGGCGACGGCATGTCCGAACTCTGCGCGACGATGCCTTCGCTCCTGGCCGACGCGATCTACGATCGGATCACGCAGCAGGCTCGCTCCGTCATCGATGCGCGCAAGGTGACCGGTACGGCCGACGACGGCGACGCGGATGCCGCGTCCCGCGGTGCAGCCATCTCGAACGACACCCGCACGACCGACCAGGTGCGGGTCGATGTTTTCGCCGACATGCTCCTCACGGCGGCGCCCGACGCCGATCCCACCCGCACCGATGACGGTCCGGGAGTGCTCGGCGCGATCCGCGCGAAGGTCCAGGTCGTCGTTCCGGCGCTCGCCCTCCTCGGCGTCACGAAAGAGCCCGCCGATCTCGTGGGACGCTCGCCCATCGACGCCGACACGGCCCGTCGGCTCGCCGGCGCCACGCGCGTGCCGTGGGAGCGGATCCTCACGCACCCCGTGACGGGTGCCGTCCTGCACGTCGACGCGTACCACCGCACGACGGCGATCGATCGGCACCTGCGGGCGCGCGATCAGCACTGTCGCTTTCCCGGATGCCGGATGCCGGCTGTCCGCTGCGAAGTCGATCACACGGTCGACGCCGCCCGTGGAGGCCCGACGCGGGTCGAGAACCTGGCCCACCTGTGTCAGCGCCATCACAGCATGAAGCAGTTCACCGCCTGGCGCGTGCGACAGCTGCCTGGCGGCGTCCTGCAATGGACGTCACCGCTCGGACGTGTCTACGACGATCATCCGCCGACGCTCGGCGTGCACTTTCGGCCATCGGGGAGTCCTGATGCGACCCCGAACTGGCGCGCTGAACCGTGGACGGTCGATCCGCGACGTACTGGCTCGCCACCGTTCTGA
- a CDS encoding SRPBCC domain-containing protein, with translation MVDVDTQIRAVSRSTGIEQTEGEELRLQRIVQTYASPIDDVWDAVTSPERIARWFAPVEGDAVLGGRYQIVGNAGGDVLACSPPADGSAGYRLSWEMGGAVSWVEIVLTAEGDSTRLELAHAARPGDVPPGFWELYGPGATGVGWDLSLLGLALHLRSDASVTPADAEAWSLSEEGMRFSRRAADAWAEAHVAGGADPDAAAAAAEATYRFYTGQPAPASPEA, from the coding sequence ATGGTCGACGTCGACACCCAGATCCGCGCCGTGAGCCGCAGCACCGGCATCGAGCAGACCGAGGGTGAGGAACTGCGCCTCCAGCGGATCGTGCAGACCTATGCCTCGCCGATCGACGACGTCTGGGATGCCGTCACGAGCCCCGAACGGATCGCACGCTGGTTCGCGCCGGTCGAAGGCGATGCCGTGCTCGGCGGGCGCTACCAGATCGTCGGCAACGCCGGCGGAGACGTCCTCGCGTGCTCGCCGCCCGCCGACGGCAGCGCCGGATACCGCCTGTCGTGGGAGATGGGCGGCGCCGTCTCCTGGGTCGAGATCGTGCTCACGGCGGAGGGCGACTCGACGCGGCTCGAGCTCGCACATGCGGCCCGCCCGGGCGATGTGCCGCCGGGCTTCTGGGAGCTGTACGGACCCGGAGCGACGGGCGTCGGATGGGATCTGTCGCTCCTCGGGCTCGCGCTGCATCTGCGGAGCGACGCGAGCGTCACTCCGGCCGACGCGGAAGCGTGGTCGCTGAGCGAGGAGGGCATGCGGTTCTCGCGGCGTGCCGCGGATGCCTGGGCCGAGGCGCACGTCGCGGGCGGGGCAGATCCGGATGCCGCCGCCGCAGCCGCCGAGGCGACGTACCGGTTCTACACGGGCCAACCCGCACCCGCGTCCCCCGAGGCGTGA
- a CDS encoding TrkH family potassium uptake protein has product MPDATRVPGTSTVRRAGHAIVDFFRGLTQRSPSRFAILIFVSLILVFTALFSLPFAAADGQVTPFADAFFTAVSTICVTGLATVDMATHWSPFGHVLVFLGVQIGALGVLTLASILGLVISRRLGLRAKLIAASDSNPLRSHGGPVNEGQTVQLGQIGSLLATVALSTLVIEGVVAALLFPGLLLAGIPWYTALWEAPFYAAMAFTNTGFTPNAEGLTPFANDYFFLTVLMAGVFMGSIGFPVIYTLRRHLWHVRRWSLHAKLTIITTVALFIGGGVVFLILEYDNLLTLGTQNAWDTTFQAFFLSAMTRSGGFSLLDIGELNQSSLLVACMLMFVGGGSASTAGGIKVTTLAVIALAVWSEAKGRASNQVFGRRIPSDVLRVALSVVAWGSTIVALSTIIITQITKADLGDVLFDVISAFGTVGLSTGLTAELPDPAVYVLAITIVMGRVGTVTLAAAVAASSRSQLYALPVERPIVG; this is encoded by the coding sequence ATGCCGGACGCCACGCGCGTTCCGGGCACCTCGACGGTACGCAGAGCGGGCCATGCGATCGTGGACTTCTTCCGCGGACTGACGCAACGGTCGCCTTCGCGCTTCGCGATCCTGATCTTCGTTTCGTTGATCCTCGTCTTCACAGCCCTGTTCTCCCTGCCCTTCGCCGCCGCCGACGGCCAGGTGACGCCCTTCGCCGACGCCTTCTTCACGGCGGTCTCGACGATCTGCGTCACGGGCCTTGCGACAGTGGACATGGCGACGCACTGGTCGCCGTTCGGCCATGTGCTGGTGTTCCTCGGCGTGCAGATCGGCGCGCTCGGCGTGCTGACACTGGCATCCATCTTGGGCCTCGTCATCTCGCGGCGCCTCGGCCTGCGCGCGAAGCTCATCGCCGCGAGCGATTCGAACCCCCTGCGCTCGCACGGCGGTCCCGTCAACGAGGGCCAGACGGTGCAGCTGGGCCAGATCGGCAGCCTGCTGGCGACCGTGGCGCTGTCGACCCTCGTGATCGAAGGCGTCGTAGCGGCGCTCCTCTTTCCGGGGCTCCTCCTCGCCGGAATCCCCTGGTACACGGCACTGTGGGAGGCGCCCTTCTACGCCGCCATGGCGTTCACGAACACGGGCTTCACCCCCAACGCCGAGGGGCTCACCCCGTTCGCCAACGACTACTTCTTCCTGACCGTGCTGATGGCGGGCGTCTTCATGGGCTCGATCGGATTCCCCGTCATCTACACGCTGCGCCGGCACCTCTGGCACGTGCGCCGCTGGTCGCTGCACGCGAAGCTCACGATCATCACGACGGTGGCCCTGTTCATCGGCGGCGGTGTCGTCTTCCTGATCCTCGAGTACGACAACCTGCTCACGCTCGGCACGCAGAACGCGTGGGACACGACGTTCCAGGCGTTCTTCCTGTCCGCCATGACGCGCTCGGGCGGATTCTCGCTCCTCGACATCGGCGAACTCAACCAGTCGAGCCTGCTCGTGGCGTGCATGCTCATGTTCGTCGGCGGCGGGTCGGCGTCGACGGCGGGTGGCATCAAAGTCACGACGCTCGCCGTCATCGCGCTCGCGGTCTGGTCCGAGGCGAAAGGACGCGCATCCAACCAGGTGTTCGGACGCCGGATCCCGAGCGACGTCCTGCGCGTCGCCCTCTCCGTCGTCGCGTGGGGATCGACGATCGTGGCCCTGTCGACGATCATCATTACGCAGATCACGAAAGCGGACCTCGGTGACGTGCTCTTCGACGTCATCTCGGCGTTCGGCACCGTCGGACTGTCGACGGGACTGACGGCGGAACTGCCGGATCCTGCCGTCTACGTCCTCGCCATCACCATCGTCATGGGTCGCGTTGGTACAGTGACACTCGCCGCAGCGGTCGCTGCGTCGTCCCGTTCGCAGCTCTACGCGCTGCCAGTGGAAAGGCCGATCGTTGGGTGA